From the Trifolium pratense cultivar HEN17-A07 linkage group LG4, ARS_RC_1.1, whole genome shotgun sequence genome, the window GCAACTTAGCTTGAAGCTAATTAATTTGTCCTAACTATATATTTCTACACACCACATGCAATAGCAATACACATGTGTGTGCATAGTGCACTCCAATAATATTGGATTTCTTACTTTCCCCATATAATTATTGATTGATGTTTTGAAGTAGAAGGAATTGAATTAGCAACAAAATAACTTAACATTGATTTGTCATCATCAtattgtttaattaattatgtgaaTATATCGGTcatatttatcttattttttaagtGCTAAATTAGAGAAATTGAATGCTTATTaagtattaatattaaaaaaattataaaataaattgtttactTATCAcacttacttttattttattatcatgtTGTACGTATGAAATTTTCACCATCGTTATTAGTGAATTTTTCATCGTGGATGTTCTTAATTAGAGCAAAGTATATATagaatttgtttctttttttcttctcttttttgaAAGAATTTGACGTGACAAAGTGAGTagcataaaaattataaaagtagtTTAAATAAGCTGCAATATCAGTGGTAATATTTGGTTGCAATATTAAGGTATTATATCatcatactttatttttaaatatttgaacaAAATGTGAATGAGTTGGTAGGGATGGTTTATTAGCATGAAActcaaaataaacataagtaTATGAAATAGTTATATGATGAGTAATTCACAATCTAACATTAGGTGATCGTTCTAGTAGTTAAACTCGTACATTATAAGTGTGAAGAAATGAGAAATCTAGAGTTCGAACTTTAATTCctctaataatatttttagtagttATTAACTAAACTACCTCTATGAGACAATGAGATTATTGAATTTCTGACATTAGATTGGTATAAAATTAATGAACAAATTTAAAGACAAATTAATGGAATTCATCATTAATTAATCACTAACAACTTGAATCATTTAAATCACTTGCTTGATAGTGATGTATCTATGACTTTCAAATACTAACCACCCAGATGCTATGCTATATATGTTCATTTTTAAGGGGGGTCCTTATTGACCAAAATTTAAGCAAAATTAACTATTGAACAATTATTTGGTAGGTTGTACTTACCCTTTCTAAGATTTCAATGTGATGGAGAGTAGAGTGGGcaatttgaaattcaatttgTAACATGTGGTGTAGTTAGACTATGCAGTTGCACGCAAAGACGGGTGTGTCATGCTTATTTTATCAATGGTGCATTAatcctttaaattttatttgatccTCTTTTGGTTTGGGGTGGTTAGGATTTTTGGGCACCCTATTATGTCTTCTTGTTATTGATAGCTAGGTCTAGGACTACTTTATATTTAATCCCAGTTAATGGAGTATCgcttttttaacaacaaaatcgaataagggtgaaattttttattaattaccACAGTTCTGAGGAAATTTGAATTATgtattatttcaaataaatttgaatttgatcatAATAACCTACGTACTGCTAAAAAttgacaataataaaatataaaatgtcaaatttttaactcaaatgctgttcaaaaaataaaaattcattcaaattaattttatcacaaaaaaactAATGGCAAATTTCTAGCTCCACATATCATGCATGTCAGGTACAAAAGTAACAGAGTACTATGAGCTTAAATTTACTACTAAACAAGTGGCACCATGTTATATGGTTTGAATCATTTTAGGATCCAATTTTTCTGCACTCAAGTGACTTTTACTAGAGTTGCAACTAATTAGTTAGTTACTATTACACATGTCAATTAAAAATAGCCAATTTCCACATCTCACTCATTTACCAAATTCCTACATTATAGtaagaatattttttatacataacATAAAATCTTAGTTTCATACAAACACAAAATCTCACCCATTCATTTTACCAGTGACCATTGAATCGAGATCAAATGGTACAAATTCAaggtgaaaattttatattttaaaaaaattgaaaaacttgCTTTAAATTTTCATCGTCTGATCTTGATCCAACGATCACCAACATGGTAATTGTGGGAATGCGCACGACGGATTCATGCTTCATAACAtaacatgttttattttataacaagTGGCATTGCCTTAAGAATAGTTCTTTAGACAAATTCCTAACCACAAATTTGATTCATCTTAAAATAGTAATCAACAATCTCTTTAAATAAGTTCTCACATTATCACTTCTAACAAGCATCTACTACATTGCATCATAAGAAAACAAATAGTGAACAAAAGTAGCAAAGAATTATGGCTAAGAATTCAAAAGCTTTGATCATTTTTGCTCTTGCAATGTTTCTTGTGAGCTTATGGTGCATGAAAGTAACTGAAGCACATGGTACTAATGAAGAACATGTAGGATGTAATACCAAACATCCAGATGGAGGTGAAGAATGCACAGATGAAGATGATGTTCTTGGATTGTATGCTGATATTGATGACACTTTTAAGAATACAAAGAGAACAGCTcaccatcttcatcatcatcatcatgatggTTTGGTTGGTGGTGATCATGAGGATTCTCCTGATGTTGCACACAATAATGTTAATGTTTTGGGACATTGATGAAGATTCAAGATTGAAGAGAGATTTTTCTGCAAtttatgtgtttggtttagTTAATTAGAATAATCAATTGCATTTGTTTCCAAGTTTCTAAGCCTAgagttacattttattttatttttcttttcttttgttttattgttttccCATCTTTATTGTTATGCAGAAATCATTTTAAATTAGTTGAATTTCATTTGTCAAAATCAATTGAAAATCAAATGTTATGATTTGATATTTGTCTAATCAATTTGTTTAATTCGCCTTAATTATAAACGATTGTATTTCTATTATAAATACAAACAAGGTGTGCTCTGTCTAAACACAACGATTTAGACAGAAATATAAATTcaagttggtatcagagcaggttacAATTCTCAAACTTAATTGTGTTTCACGATTGTTGTCAGCAGCGGACATTTACTCCACCTTTCTATGTTTTCAATGTCTGGCCTGGCCACATACTGTTGTATGTCGCTGTCAACTTCAGtggcatccaactaccaaccgCACCACTACAACCGCCTCCTCAAACAACCATCTTACGTGTCCATGGTCCTCTTAGGCTTCGCCTCAACACTAGTTTCAAATTTGGTCTTGGTGATTGGTTTCGGTGCACAAATACTTAGTTTCTATTGTGGCGACTTCTCTTTCCACCGACGGTCATTCCAGTGGTGactccttttttttctttcacatatGAATCATATTGGTGGTAACTTCTCTTCCCACCGGTGAACAGACACTTTTCCCACATATGGATCAAATTAGTGGTGTTTAAAGCATAAAAAGCTTTAGTTTGAGCGCGAGAGTTAAAGTTAGAAATCAATTGTTATAATTTGCTAGTTGTCATatcaattatgtttaattagcattaatcataattactttttttttttttacctaagTTCGAATCTCAAACCCTGCATAATACATGTGATGTTCTAACGAACTCAGTCATTGTCacatgaatgaataattgtaattaattttatttctatTATAAGTACAAACAAGATGTGCTATGTCTAGACACCACCATTTAAACAAGAACAAATTAAAGTGTTTTTAACTAATAAGTATGGATACATAGTAGTACGATATAGGCTCAGTGATACAAAACAACATTTAAAATAAGATACGACATGACTCGTGTTTCAGTTAGTAAGACATATCAAACATGTAGATAGTTCTGTCCTTACTTGGTAAGAAGTGTTGATGTGTTTGAGAATTATTGGGGaatgtaattttaaaaaatgatttaaattGTTATCTGATACTTTTTGAATACATATGAGAAAGAGaaatgatttaaaaaatgatGTGTTCGGTATCATATATGTGTTGGAGACCAATACGTccattttgaaatatttgagCTTCATAGGTTTGTTAAGAATATATGCATTGAGTGAAGTATGAGTAGAGCAAGACATTCTAAGAAATTTTGTTAAAGTGAaaattattactccctccgttggCATAAGTTTAAGGAAACATATATAGAATCCAAGTAAAGGCGCGGCCAAACAGAAGTTACAAAGTATAGCTTTGTATTATCACAGAAGAATAAACAAGACGCCAAACCAAACAAGCGATAAGAATGTTTGTTCTTGCGGTGGATTAAACGCAGTAAAAACAACTTCGAGACATAAGAATTTCAGTTTGAACGTGAAACCAAACAAGCTACATATTCTTTTCAAATTATCTCATTTatgtaatttaattaaataaattttaacctTTAAAACTGATCTCTTTCTCTTTATTGCccatcattttcaagaataaaacTCTACATTATATACCAaattaataaactaaaaatacTTTGAAAAGGTATATAATGTAAAGACCTTAGCGTAACGCACGCATGTCTCCACACATAAATCAATATTTTCACGCGTAGCGCAAGTCTTGTCTTGACGCATAAATCaatattttcaaacaaacaCTTAAAACGTCGTGGCAACTTGAGAATGAAAACAGATATTGTCTAATTTTGTATACTTTTATAAAGTTTAGCTTGTAACAAGAAAAAAACTTGATGAAGTTCAGTTCCAATCTATCAAAGTAAAGACACAATGACACTAAAACTTGATGTAACTCAATACTACAACCATAGTGATTGATAACTaatcaaaatatttgaaatgAAGATTAGAAAAAAACTATAGAATTGACAAGTTCACTTATGATTTTTGCACCTTGACATGAAACATGGCAAACTTGGTGTACCTGTAACGAACTTTGCCTACCACAAGATCAATCCATTTGAATATCGGTTGCTGCTAGTAAGAATCAAGATCAATTGAAACATGGCGAACTTAATCACACAGATGTTGCTGCTAGTAAGAATCAAGATCAATCCATTTGAATATCGGTTGCATTAGGATTGGATGGATTTGTATTGAAAGGATTCCCATCAGCATTCTGACTAGCTCCGAATGTGAAGTCCGAAGGACCTATGTTGGACGGTGCTCGGGCAAAAATTGAAGGAGTTGTAGTGGAGCCGAAGGCAGGAAGTTGAGGTAGTTCGTTGGTTTTTGGGAAGCCAAAGCTAATTGAAGATGGTCCTCCTGCAGGTGAGAATCCAGCAGACAGTATCGAGTTGCCGACTGATCCGAATAGGTTTTGTTCGTACTCCTGTAGTTGCTGGTAGGCACCTACATTAAGAAAATATGGATGCACGTGAGAAAGACTAACCAAACCCTGAAAGTATTCACCGTCATGATCACAGGGATTTGACTCCTCTAAAGCGAGTGTAAAGACGGTGTGTTTCCTACTACTACTACCACCAAAAACACTTCAGCATGCACATCAACACTAattttgtccctaaatatagaACCCTCTTGAGAAATTCCCGTCActttttatatttagggacagaGGTAGTAACATACTGCAAATGGTCAAATATGAGACTGAACTATGAATGAATATAGTACGAAGTACGAGTTTTTGGACACTATTTTAAAAATCCATAATTAAGGGTTAACTCGGAGCTGactaatttggttaattttcaATGCTGTAAATTTAATAACTTTCTTCAAATATGACGACTTTACTTAAAATCAGAAGCAAAACAGAAAACAGTAAACAAACATACCTTCAGACAATTCAACGGAAGTTCTGCGTTCCTTTACCCACTGATAACTCTGTGCAAGTCTCCATCCTCTGGACTTCATCAGGTAGCCGATCACAACGGCTGGGGACCTGTCAAAGGATATATGTTAGTAAGAGAAAACTATAATGTTACATCTTATTTACCACAAACAAGACTGTCTGTGCCATTACTAACAAATTCAAACTAATTAGTGTCAACTCTCACCGACAAGCTTATAGTTATATCGTATACCGCTGCAATATCTTACCTACTCTTGCCTGACATGCAATGAACCAGAACACGCTCCTTATCCTTCTCACATTGCTCTGCAAAACAAACAGTGTTGAATGTGTAAATAGATGAAACGTGGGGAAAAAATTATCAACGTCAACAATGAAATAATCAatctaattaataattttggTTAGCCAAGTCAAATGTTTTAACTAAACAAAGGAAATAACAGTGTAAAAAAGAGACACTTGTTTTGTAAATCATAAGATACATGATGCATCAATAGAGATCAATGTTATGAATTATTTATGGATGGTTGTTCATGATGAAAGACTAAAACAATATGCAGCTTTTAATAGGTACTTATAAAAACTGTTAAAAAACTACAGGTTACTAAAGCACCGCAGAAAATTAAGTGATAAATACAAAGAAATGTTAAGTAGACAGGAAGGAACATACCAAGAAACTGGTTTGCTTCATCAAATTGGAAAGTTTTGTCATCTGGGAGGCAGTGATAGGTAAATGAGTTCTTGTAGAGATTTTGACAAGACGGGACAGTCTGCACAAACACGAAAAGGAtaagtatatgaaaataaacACTCAAGAAGTTTAATGATCAGATTCAAAGTGCAACCTCTCAAAGGAAAGCTACAACATAAGAAGTGCAAAGCAAACCACATCAAAATACATTGTAGCATTTAACTTATTTGTTCTATTTTCTACACCAAAATATATCCCAAGTAACTCTCTTCCCGCCAAACAAACGGTACAGACAGAAATTAAGGTAGTAGTTcaattttggcttcttcaaaacaACACACATGATTGTGCTGGgaggctgtttgtgttaatatatttcattttggcttcttcaaaaaaaaggtagtagttcaattttttaactCAAATAACTTAACCGCCCAACCAGTGCTGTCGATCATAGATCACAGAAAATTGCAGTTTGTTCAATTTCTGCTAGGCTACATTGCTATAGCACCGATATAGtcactatttgacaacaaagtgtactaaatagcataTCACGGAACAATAGCA encodes:
- the LOC123923990 gene encoding protein-tyrosine-phosphatase IBR5, whose protein sequence is MRKRERENPCGVCGHYHKHEEGEVCSICGHRVPVGSEKTSVQVSAFPSVILPEFLYLGSYDNASRSELLKTQGISRILNTVPSCQNLYKNSFTYHCLPDDKTFQFDEANQFLEQCEKDKERVLVHCMSGKSRSPAVVIGYLMKSRGWRLAQSYQWVKERRTSVELSEGAYQQLQEYEQNLFGSVGNSILSAGFSPAGGPSSISFGFPKTNELPQLPAFGSTTTPSIFARAPSNIGPSDFTFGASQNADGNPFNTNPSNPNATDIQMD